The DNA sequence ATATTCCATCTTACCTTGTGCTAATTGTACAGCTTTAGTGTAATCCTCTCCTTCATTCACACGAATCAACCCTTGTCCTAAAATCCCTAGTAGAGGCGTAACAATTAACCCTAAAATAACCACTGATCCTAAGACTTCTAGTAGAGTATAACCCGCTTCAGAATTTAATTGAGCCATAGTAATTCACCACCCCAAAAAATTCAATACATTTTCGATAGGTATTTACCGCACAGATAAAAATGGTACTTTAAATAAATAAAAAAGGAACAAAAGGTAAATGGATGTTTTATAGCTTTTATCACAAACCATTAGAACAAAGATAACTATTAAACCTATAATAGACGCAATAGACACTACGTAAGTCCTATATATAAATTTTTCGACATTTCATCTTCCATTTTCGGTGTTAAATTATTAATTACATCTTGCCAGCTAGTAGCAGTTTTATATGCTTCAGAAAAATCTTCTAATTCAAGTGTATTTTTAACAATCCTATCTGCATCTTCTAATTGAGTATTTATATATTTTTCAAAAAAATCATCTACCCACTTGCCTTCTCCAATTTGTTCAAGTTTTCTGTTCTGTAAAGAATATATTTCAACCGCGCTTCTTAGAGCATTGAGATCAGCTAAGTCAGCCTCGCCTTGTGCATTATCAACCACCTGTATAACTTTAGGAACAGAAATTGATATTAATATACCTAAAATCACTACAACAGCTAATAGCTCTACCAAAGTAAAACCTTTTTCACCTAAAACAAAATTGTATATTTTAAAGAAATTCATAGTAAAACCTCCCTTTTTCACTTAAAATATTTGCCATATTTCTACCATAGGTAATACAACTGATAAAACTATTAAACCTACAATAATCGTCATAAATAAAATCATAAATGGCTCAATTAAACTACTTAACCTTTCTAAAGTAAATTTACTTTCTTTTTCGTAAAACGTTGCCAATTCAATTAACATTTCTTCAAGTTGTCCAGTTTCTTCTCCGACGGCAATCATTTTACTAACTAAAGGTGGAAATAAATCACTCTGAGCCATTGGCTCACTCATAGGTTGTCCCTTTTTTAGATTCAAGATCGAGCTATCAATTACACTCTCAACAACTCCATTATTAAGTGTTTTTTTAACTAATTTCAGCGATTCTAAAAGAGGAATACCACTTCCCACTAATGTTGCTAAGGTTCTTGAAAATCTAGCCATTGAAACTTTTATATAAATATCTTTAATAAATGGGGTAACAAGTAAAAATAACTCAAAAAAACGTATACCTAATTTTGTCTTTAAAGATAAGTACACTGCTCCTAAAAAAATCATTAGCAAAATCAAGAATGTTATAACTTGTTCATCTATTAAAATACCAGTTCGAATTATGATTTCAGTTATAAGGGGTAAAGTTATCCCTGCATCATCTAAAATGTGAGAAAACTCAGGTAAAATTTGTGTTATTAAAATATAAATCACAGCTAAAGAAACAACTAGTAATATAATAGGATATGTCATAACATTTTTTACTTTCTCTTTTGTATCATAATCTTTTTGATAGTGAATAGAAATCTTATCTAAAATGTCATCTAAAGCTCCTGATTCTTCACCAGCAGTTATCATATTTACAAATAAAGAAGGGAATACATCTTGTCTATGTTCAAAAGATTCTCCTAGCCCTTCCCCTGTTCTTACTCTTTCAGTTATACTACTAATACTTTTTTTAAATTTATTGTTAACATTTTGTTGTGCTAATACATCTAAACTATCAACTATAGTTATCCCTGCTTTTATCATAGTTGATAGTTGCCTAGAAATAATCATTAAGTCTCTAGATGTTATCCTGTTAAATAAGTCTATATTATTTAAATATATATTTAATTTGTTAGCTTTTTTTATATCAGTAATAAAT is a window from the Natranaerobius trueperi genome containing:
- a CDS encoding type II secretion system protein; its protein translation is MNFFKIYNFVLGEKGFTLVELLAVVVILGILISISVPKVIQVVDNAQGEADLADLNALRSAVEIYSLQNRKLEQIGEGKWVDDFFEKYINTQLEDADRIVKNTLELEDFSEAYKTATSWQDVINNLTPKMEDEMSKNLYIGLT
- a CDS encoding type II secretion system F family protein gives rise to the protein MTSIYIYKARDINGNKIENTIESKDENSAILTLRNKNLFITDIKKANKLNIYLNNIDLFNRITSRDLMIISRQLSTMIKAGITIVDSLDVLAQQNVNNKFKKSISSITERVRTGEGLGESFEHRQDVFPSLFVNMITAGEESGALDDILDKISIHYQKDYDTKEKVKNVMTYPIILLVVSLAVIYILITQILPEFSHILDDAGITLPLITEIIIRTGILIDEQVITFLILLMIFLGAVYLSLKTKLGIRFFELFLLVTPFIKDIYIKVSMARFSRTLATLVGSGIPLLESLKLVKKTLNNGVVESVIDSSILNLKKGQPMSEPMAQSDLFPPLVSKMIAVGEETGQLEEMLIELATFYEKESKFTLERLSSLIEPFMILFMTIIVGLIVLSVVLPMVEIWQIF